In Nasonia vitripennis strain AsymCx chromosome 2, Nvit_psr_1.1, whole genome shotgun sequence, a genomic segment contains:
- the LOC100117365 gene encoding eukaryotic translation initiation factor 1A, X-chromosomal isoform X2, with amino-acid sequence MPKNKGKGGKNRRRGKNENETEKRELVFKEDGQEYAQVTKMLGNGRLEAMCFDGVKRLCHIRGKLRKKVWINQGDIILIGLRDYQDAKADVILKYTADEARNLKTYGEFPETVRINDTVTFVEDGFDEDIEFGDEISDDDEDDVDNV; translated from the exons ATGCCGAAGAATAAGG GAAAGGGAGGTAAAAACAGGAGGAGAGGAAAGAACGAGAATGAGACGGAAAAGAGAGAGTTGGTCTTCAAAGAGGATGGCCAAG AATATGCACAAGTCACAAAAATGCTTGGCAATGGCCGGTTAGAAGCAATGTGCTTCGATGGTGTCAAGCGATTGTGTCACATCAGAGGGAAGCTGCGTAAAAAAGTATGGATCAATCAAGGTGATATTATTCTTATTGGTTTACGTGATTACCAAGATGCCAAAGCAGACGTAATCTTAAAGTATACTGCCGATGAAGCCAGAAACTTGAAAACTTACGGAGAGTTCCCAGAAACAG TCCGCATCAACGACACTGTCACGTTTGTAGAAGATGGTTTCGATGAAGATATTGAATTCGGTGATGAAATTAGTGACGATGATGAAGACGATGTGGACAATGTatga
- the LOC100117365 gene encoding eukaryotic translation initiation factor 1A, X-chromosomal isoform X1 codes for MPKNKGKGGKNRRRGKNENETEKRELVFKEDGQEYAQVTKMLGNGRLEAMCFDGVKRLCHIRGKLRKKVWINQGDIILIGLRDYQDAKADVILKYTADEARNLKTYGEFPETVRINDTVTFVEDGFDEDIEFGDEISDDDEDDVDNI; via the exons ATGCCGAAGAATAAGG GAAAGGGAGGTAAAAACAGGAGGAGAGGAAAGAACGAGAATGAGACGGAAAAGAGAGAGTTGGTCTTCAAAGAGGATGGCCAAG AATATGCACAAGTCACAAAAATGCTTGGCAATGGCCGGTTAGAAGCAATGTGCTTCGATGGTGTCAAGCGATTGTGTCACATCAGAGGGAAGCTGCGTAAAAAAGTATGGATCAATCAAGGTGATATTATTCTTATTGGTTTACGTGATTACCAAGATGCCAAAGCAGACGTAATCTTAAAGTATACTGCCGATGAAGCCAGAAACTTGAAAACTTACGGAGAGTTCCCAGAAACAG TCCGCATCAACGACACTGTCACGTTTGTAGAAGATGGTTTCGATGAAGATATTGAATTCGGTGATGAAATTAGTGACGATGATGAAGACGATGTGGACAAT ATCTGA